AATATTCTCAGAAGGGATCATCGCATGTTTACTCTTCTCAGCACCTGCGTGACAGTACAGACAGTTGATCTGGTTAACGCCCGCGTGAACTTTGTGAGAGTAGAAGATCGGCTGCTCCGGCATGTAGTCTTTCTGACGACCCAGTCCAATTGCACCATTGATAGTGAAGTAACCGCCTACCATGAACAGCACCAGGATCACCAGCGCGATGTACGCTTTGTTCTTGTAGAAAGGAACTGGTTCAGGAGTAGGAACGCCGTCTTTATCGCCAGCAAGCTTGTTCAGGTTACTGTTGATCTGCATCAGGATCAGCGCAACAATTGCCAGGATCAGGGTAATGACACCGAACAGCAGACTGTTGTTACCGCTTTCTGCAGGAGCTCCGGCTGCAGGAGTAGGCCCCTCAGGAGTCTTAACCGCTTTACTTTCAACATCGATATAAGCCAGGATATCATCGATATCCTTATCGGTGAAAGATGGGAAACCAGGCATTACCTGCTTGTTAAAGTCATTGAAGAGTTTAACAGCATATGGGTCACCGGAAGCAACTACAGCAGAGGAGTTATGAATCCATTGGTGTAATAATTTCTTATCAGACCAACGTTCTTCCACACCCTTCAGTGCAGGACCAGTAACTTGCTTGTGAACATTATGGCAGCTAGCGCAATTCTGCTGGAACAATGTTTTACCGTTGGCAGGATCCGCAGCCCTTACTGATAAGGACGCGATCATTGCAACGCATAGGACAAGAACACTCACAAAATGCTTGCGCATAAGAATGGAAACACGACGATACACAGCCTATTTAGTTTAGATTTGACCTTAAGTTTCTTTAAAAGTGCTCACAAAAATAAGACACAATGTTGACAATTTATCAACAATTATAAAAAAATCTTACTTGCTTCACAGATTCCT
The DNA window shown above is from Chitinophaga agri and carries:
- a CDS encoding c-type cytochrome, giving the protein MIASLSVRAADPANGKTLFQQNCASCHNVHKQVTGPALKGVEERWSDKKLLHQWIHNSSAVVASGDPYAVKLFNDFNKQVMPGFPSFTDKDIDDILAYIDVESKAVKTPEGPTPAAGAPAESGNNSLLFGVITLILAIVALILMQINSNLNKLAGDKDGVPTPEPVPFYKNKAYIALVILVLFMVGGYFTINGAIGLGRQKDYMPEQPIFYSHKVHAGVNQINCLYCHAGAEKSKHAMIPSENICMNCHKTISEYGGADLYTAEGKKVNGTAEIQKLYDHVGWDKKAQAYTKPGKPIQWTKIHNLPDHVYFNHSQHVVAGKQQCQTCHGAITEMDEVHQFAELSMGWCVNCHRTTKVQFADNKYYSIFEQFHQQVKEGKIDSVTVEMVGGTECQKCHY